The proteins below are encoded in one region of Streptomyces cyanogenus:
- a CDS encoding serine/threonine-protein kinase, producing the protein MKPVEATDPAAVGGYPTLARLGAGGMGQVYLSRTTAGRPLALKTVRPDLAEAPDFEARFAREVRNSDLVRSPFTVSVIDFSPPGHRPQWLATEYVPAPSLAEWVVAHGPLPTVALRALAGELASAVAAVHACSLAHRDIKPSNILLGRERPMLIDFGIARAADDSRHTHSGGVIGSPGYLAPEQVSRGIVTEAGDVFSLGCVLVFAATGHSPFQHPGEEVSAASLLYRIVHEPAQIDSLPPELLPVVRRCLAKQPEQRPSSRELTDLLRNRSGSAWKQSLPPGLGDELAAREAEVARLVAAPTLMTAPVPPAWNAPLPPAGATTPPPAAGTGPVGVFGPPPPPGARPGGPSGVPPAPTGTRQSTPSTSRTWWIVGVVAAAAAVTMVALLHPFDGRDDRAGADTKDGGRSTPSTSATVSALPRKWTGVWTGTGPGNPRADGRLAPRTTSFKVTLTLHTAAVGELAGKQVSNVTEAGTQREVGCTEALELRGLRGATVTLEAVTSHPTDRSASTLTCEKGHVYVVELSDDDTMTLGEEGAQSAGAPSRLHRSPGTS; encoded by the coding sequence GTGAAACCGGTGGAGGCGACGGATCCGGCTGCCGTAGGGGGGTATCCGACCCTGGCACGCCTGGGCGCCGGAGGCATGGGCCAGGTGTATCTGTCCCGTACGACGGCCGGACGGCCGCTCGCGCTGAAGACCGTTCGCCCGGATCTCGCCGAGGCACCCGACTTCGAGGCACGGTTCGCCCGGGAAGTCCGCAACAGCGACCTCGTCCGGTCGCCGTTCACCGTCTCCGTCATCGACTTCAGTCCGCCCGGCCACCGCCCCCAGTGGCTCGCGACCGAGTACGTCCCGGCGCCGTCGTTGGCCGAATGGGTCGTGGCCCACGGGCCGCTTCCGACGGTCGCCCTGCGGGCACTGGCCGGCGAACTGGCTTCTGCTGTCGCGGCCGTCCACGCCTGCTCGCTGGCGCACCGGGACATCAAGCCCTCGAACATCCTCCTGGGCCGCGAACGGCCCATGCTCATCGACTTCGGTATCGCCCGGGCAGCCGACGACTCGCGGCACACCCACAGCGGCGGCGTCATCGGCTCTCCGGGCTACCTGGCCCCCGAGCAGGTCTCCCGGGGCATCGTGACCGAGGCCGGTGACGTCTTCTCTCTCGGCTGTGTCCTCGTGTTCGCGGCGACCGGACACAGCCCGTTCCAGCATCCGGGCGAGGAGGTCTCGGCGGCCTCGCTGCTGTACCGCATCGTGCACGAGCCGGCTCAGATCGACTCCCTGCCACCGGAGTTGTTGCCCGTCGTGAGACGCTGCCTTGCCAAACAGCCCGAGCAGCGACCCAGCAGCAGGGAACTGACCGACCTGCTGCGCAACCGATCCGGCTCGGCCTGGAAACAGAGCCTGCCACCCGGCCTCGGTGACGAACTCGCGGCCCGCGAGGCGGAAGTGGCGCGCCTGGTCGCGGCCCCCACCCTCATGACGGCTCCGGTGCCGCCCGCCTGGAACGCACCCCTGCCACCCGCCGGCGCAACGACCCCGCCGCCCGCGGCCGGGACCGGCCCCGTGGGTGTTTTCGGACCCCCGCCTCCCCCTGGCGCACGACCGGGCGGCCCTTCTGGCGTACCGCCCGCCCCGACTGGCACCAGGCAGTCCACGCCCTCCACCTCCCGCACCTGGTGGATTGTCGGTGTGGTCGCAGCGGCCGCCGCCGTAACCATGGTCGCGCTGTTGCACCCGTTCGACGGACGCGATGATCGAGCGGGTGCGGACACGAAGGACGGCGGGCGCTCCACGCCCTCCACCTCGGCAACCGTTTCGGCGCTCCCGCGAAAGTGGACGGGAGTGTGGACCGGCACCGGGCCGGGCAATCCTCGCGCCGATGGACGACTCGCGCCCCGCACCACTTCGTTCAAGGTCACGCTGACCCTGCACACCGCCGCGGTCGGAGAGCTCGCCGGCAAGCAGGTCAGCAACGTCACCGAGGCCGGCACTCAACGCGAGGTGGGCTGCACCGAAGCCCTCGAACTGCGGGGCCTACGCGGAGCCACCGTCACCCTCGAGGCGGTCACAAGCCACCCCACCGACCGCTCGGCCTCCACGCTGACCTGCGAGAAAGGGCACGTGTACGTCGTGGAGCTGTCGGACGACGACACGATGACCCTAGGCGAGGAGGGAGCCCAGTCCGCAGGCGCACCCTCCCGCCTTCACCGTAGTCCGGGCACCTCATGA
- a CDS encoding SUKH-4 family immunity protein, translating into MQSKDTPLIPDAVWLEDRLGKGSLWRPDEADLPAELTDAASREFLLRVGFPAVHLDVVGIDTRHLRDEYALEPFDADEIYGERYPDDDSPPKNFCFTMATWYDQHLMLGAADGGITHYDPNGWDHGAGWKGPAADSLPQLAVLLGLIAESSNALESADDAARAAAVTDLRERMTSQDLYVDDSAFWDEIFERLD; encoded by the coding sequence GTGCAGAGCAAGGACACTCCGCTGATACCGGACGCGGTGTGGCTGGAGGACCGGTTGGGCAAAGGTTCGCTCTGGCGCCCGGACGAGGCTGACCTGCCGGCCGAGCTGACTGATGCCGCATCGAGAGAATTCCTGCTCCGGGTCGGATTCCCCGCCGTCCACCTCGACGTCGTGGGGATCGACACGAGGCACTTGCGGGACGAGTACGCGCTGGAACCGTTCGATGCCGACGAGATCTACGGGGAACGCTACCCGGACGACGACTCGCCGCCCAAGAACTTCTGCTTCACCATGGCCACCTGGTACGACCAGCACCTGATGCTCGGCGCGGCGGACGGTGGCATCACCCACTACGACCCCAACGGGTGGGACCACGGGGCCGGGTGGAAGGGACCGGCCGCCGATTCCCTCCCCCAGCTGGCCGTGCTCCTCGGGCTGATCGCCGAGTCGAGCAACGCCCTGGAATCGGCCGACGACGCCGCACGCGCGGCCGCCGTAACCGATCTACGTGAGCGAATGACCAGCCAGGACCTGTATGTGGACGACTCTGCGTTCTGGGATGAGATCTTCGAGCGTCTGGACTGA
- a CDS encoding MerR family transcriptional regulator: MFTIGDFARHGRVSVRMLRHYDATGLLRPAHVDPASGYRYYTAAQLARLNRIIALKDLGFTLRQVRDIVEEKVGVEELRGMLRLRRAELETAMAAAEARLVQVEARLRAIESEGHMPTDDVVIKTVPTIRVAELTATADSFVPEDIGPVIGPLYDELFRRLSVAGITPTGPGVASYEDSPEGGGRITVHAAVQVSAPLQDGAVRVLDMPSLEQAATIVHRGSMDGVLPTAQTLARWIDAHGYRSTGYPREINLECPDNREDWVTELQTPVTRA; the protein is encoded by the coding sequence ATGTTCACCATCGGAGACTTCGCCCGGCACGGCCGCGTGTCGGTCCGGATGCTGCGCCACTACGACGCCACCGGCCTACTGCGCCCGGCCCACGTCGACCCAGCCAGCGGCTACCGCTACTACACCGCCGCCCAGCTCGCCCGCCTGAACCGGATCATCGCGCTCAAGGACCTCGGATTCACCCTCCGGCAGGTCCGGGACATCGTGGAAGAGAAGGTCGGCGTCGAGGAACTGCGCGGCATGCTGCGGCTGCGACGGGCCGAACTGGAAACCGCCATGGCCGCCGCAGAAGCGCGCCTGGTCCAGGTCGAGGCGAGACTCCGAGCGATCGAGAGTGAGGGGCACATGCCCACCGACGACGTCGTGATCAAGACCGTCCCCACCATTCGGGTGGCCGAGCTGACCGCAACCGCCGACAGTTTCGTGCCCGAGGACATCGGCCCGGTCATCGGGCCGCTCTACGACGAGTTGTTCCGGCGCCTGAGCGTGGCCGGTATCACCCCCACCGGGCCCGGTGTCGCCTCCTACGAGGACTCCCCGGAAGGCGGCGGCAGGATCACCGTCCACGCCGCCGTCCAGGTATCCGCCCCCCTCCAGGACGGCGCCGTCCGCGTCCTGGACATGCCGTCCCTGGAGCAGGCGGCGACCATCGTGCACCGCGGCTCGATGGACGGCGTGCTGCCCACCGCTCAGACCCTGGCCCGCTGGATCGACGCCCACGGCTACCGGTCGACCGGATACCCCCGCGAGATCAACCTGGAATGCCCCGACAACCGCGAGGACTGGGTGACGGAACTGCAGACACCGGTGACCCGCGCCTGA